DNA from Musa acuminata AAA Group cultivar baxijiao chromosome BXJ1-5, Cavendish_Baxijiao_AAA, whole genome shotgun sequence:
CGTCGATGATGCTCTCAGCTTGATTCGATCGTTTCAGGTGTTAGGCCCAACGAGGCATAGGAGGCATGTTCTTGGTCTTCTGCGAGCTCCCTCCTTGGGGGGATGGATCGAGAAGCTCCAACTCTTTTCCCCTTCGAGGATCTTCCGGCACACGGTGGATGTAAGGGAGGAAGTCTCGCTTTCCGTTTCTTCTCCGGTCGATTCACAGCGGCGCTTCGGCATCAGCTTCCTCGGCAGCATCAACTGGTCCTCCGTCTCAGCCAGCTTCAAGGAATGGATAGAACACCCGAGGAATGCTGCTCTTCTCATCTGGTTGATCTGTGTGTCCGTCTCCACCGCCATGCAGGGGTTGCTCCTCCTTGGACTACTGGATGAAGCATTCCCCACGAAGGCCTCGAGAAACCACTGGATCGAGATCAACAACCAAGTCCTGAATGCTCTCTTCACCCTCATGAGCTTGTATCAGCATCCGAGCCTGTTCCATCACCTGGTCCTCCTCTGCAGATGGAGACCGGAAGACATCACGGCCCTTAGGAAGATCTACTGCAAGGACGGCGCCTACCGGCCTCACGAGTGGGTTCATATGctggtcgtcctcctcctcctccaaatcacttgCTTCGCCCAGTACATCTCCTGCGGCCTCTACTGGGGATACGCCAGCGAAGCCAGACCGGAGTTCGCGGAGATCTTCTTCTTCGGCCTTGGATTTGCAGCACCGGTGTTGGCTGGTGCTTACGCTGTGTACAGCCCACTGGGAAGGGAATGTGACGCCGAGCTGGATGAAGAATCGCAGGGTGGTCCGAACCATGAGCAATCCAGTGTGAAGCCTAGCATCAGGTTACACAAGCTGAGGGCTCTGGTGAGCGACCCCAAGTGGGCAGGGGGGTTATTCGATTGCAGTGATGATATCACCGTGAGCTTCCTTTCCTGCTTCTGCACCTTCTGTGTCTTCGGATGGAACATGGAAAGGCTGGGCTTCGGAAACATGTACGTCCATATCACCACCTTCCTTCTTCTGTGCTTTGCTCCTTTCTGGATCTTCA
Protein-coding regions in this window:
- the LOC135580980 gene encoding uncharacterized protein LOC135580980 isoform X1, translated to MPSDRDESAVEMVPAVRLHQDPDAPEHVDDALSLIRSFQVLGPTRHRRHVLGLLRAPSLGGWIEKLQLFSPSRIFRHTVDVREEVSLSVSSPVDSQRRFGISFLGSINWSSVSASFKEWIEHPRNAALLIWLICVSVSTAMQGLLLLGLLDEAFPTKASRNHWIEINNQVLNALFTLMSLYQHPSLFHHLVLLCRWRPEDITALRKIYCKDGAYRPHEWVHMLVVLLLLQITCFAQYISCGLYWGYASEARPEFAEIFFFGLGFAAPVLAGAYAVYSPLGRECDAELDEESQGGPNHEQSSVKPSIRLHKLRALVSDPKWAGGLFDCSDDITVSFLSCFCTFCVFGWNMERLGFGNMYVHITTFLLLCFAPFWIFNISALNIHDNVIGDMVGIAGIVLCVFGLLYGGFWRIQMRKRFRLPGNELCCGSKSLTDYLQWLFCWSCSLAQEVRTGNSYEVEDDSLYRKHSEDEEEDIHPFLHPLPRESGLNSLGKLQYDSSRLISYPAKSPASTAAAAESKSQEDEPHDIKEAYLVLDFGGNMKPPLQQLILSKDPMNV
- the LOC135580980 gene encoding uncharacterized protein LOC135580980 isoform X2 — encoded protein: MPSDRDESAVEMVPAVRLHQDPDAPEHVDDALSLIRSFQVLGPTRHRRHVLGLLRAPSLGGWIEKLQLFSPSRIFRHTVDVREEVSLSVSSPVDSQRRFGISFLGSINWSSVSASFKEWIEHPRNAALLIWLICVSVSTAMQGLLLLGLLDEAFPTKASRNHWIEINNQVLNALFTLMSLYQHPSLFHHLVLLCRWRPEDITALRKIYCKDGAYRPHEWVHMLVVLLLLQITCFAQYISCGLYWGYASEARPEFAEIFFFGLGFAAPVLAGAYAVYSPLGRECDAELDEESQGGPNHEQSSVKPSIRLHKLRALVSDPKWAGGLFDCSDDITVSFLSCFCTFCVFGWNMERLGFGNMRHGGDRRHRALCVWSALWWFLEDPNEEKIQTSRQ